In a single window of the Acetivibrio clariflavus DSM 19732 genome:
- a CDS encoding L7Ae/L30e/S12e/Gadd45 family ribosomal protein gives MADRIYSFLGLATKAGKIVSGEESCERALKKSLVSLVIVAEDASHNTKKKFLDACKFRNVEFRIFGQKDILGKFTGKNIRSVVAILDKSFSKRLVELIDSSVNNGCGGEDIGKD, from the coding sequence ATGGCGGATAGAATATATTCTTTTTTAGGGCTTGCAACAAAGGCAGGGAAGATTGTATCCGGGGAAGAATCCTGTGAGAGAGCTTTAAAAAAGTCTTTAGTCAGTTTGGTCATAGTGGCTGAAGATGCTTCACATAATACAAAAAAGAAATTTTTAGATGCCTGTAAATTTAGGAATGTTGAATTCAGAATATTTGGACAAAAAGATATTTTGGGGAAGTTTACGGGTAAAAATATAAGGTCGGTGGTAGCAATTTTGGATAAAAGTTTTTCAAAACGATTGGTGGAACTGATTGATTCTAGTGTCAACAATGGATGCGGGGGTGAAGATATTGGGAAAGATTAG
- the rnpM gene encoding RNase P modulator RnpM produces MKQKKVPMRMCLGCQEMKPKKELIRVVKNKENEISVDFTGKKAGRGAYICKNIECFRKAKKAKRFEKAFETSISEDIYNTLEKELEEGNGG; encoded by the coding sequence TTGAAACAAAAGAAGGTACCCATGCGTATGTGCCTCGGATGTCAGGAGATGAAGCCTAAAAAAGAATTAATTAGGGTAGTTAAAAACAAGGAGAATGAAATATCCGTAGATTTTACCGGTAAGAAAGCAGGTCGTGGAGCTTATATTTGTAAAAATATAGAGTGCTTTCGAAAAGCAAAGAAAGCTAAACGTTTTGAGAAAGCCTTTGAGACATCAATAAGCGAAGATATATATAATACCCTTGAAAAAGAATTGGAGGAAGGTAATGGCGGATAG
- the infB gene encoding translation initiation factor IF-2 has product MDAGVKILGKIRVYELAKEMNTTSKRLMEKLAEINIVVKNHMSLLEEHELEALYDHIGVIKHKEENDDKKAALQALYANENINKEARKEAKKAPRIIRTTEIILDSDNEEKNAKNEKSNDSAKKADSNSHSKKKRNDFVKVAPSNSGLRPGFVRETKPEYLRALETEKKQEVTKIADTREKGDAQKEVKKNVHKGAVAEQKQEIKSMGSNEEAKVANVNADQKVKAETKSVESKSSEAKMKQGENANSKEEVKVESKTEIKVSENAVQNKNDNNQQKSNVTEDKTGNNRPVSVDKQENVQSKQEDQSNRPHSQNKHAQEGKTHNEDNRSNLSKDLHNKSNFAAKVSDASKADSVAKKDEVNTQRNENRREFSNKDMEKDAKREFKREFSKASIKSGNAKNQKNTKKYKNVFSGRKEVSQILADDSILQELYDDDVKKAKKPKKEAKEAKKEEKHIPPKPVLTSITIPETLTVKELAEALKKAAAEVIKKLMSLGVMATVNQEIDFDTAAIVADEFGVKAEKEVVISEEDILFDDSEEDDESQLVPRPPVVVVMGHVDHGKTSLLDAIKSSHVTESEAGGITQHIGAYMVKVNNRNITFLDTPGHEAFTAMRARGAQVTDIAILVVAADDGVMPQTIEAINHAKAANVTIIVAINKIDKPGANPERVKQELTEHGLIPEEWGGDTIFVEVSAKQRINIDGLLEMVLLAADMLELKANPNRQAKGTVIEAKLDKDRGPIATVLVQRGTLQVGNSIITGTILGRVRAMVDEKGQRLKKAGPSTPVEILGLPEVPEAGETFYAVTDEKLAKQLIEKRKLKQREQTLKATSKVSLDDLFNQIKEGKVKELNIIVKADVQGSVEAVKQSLEKLSNEEVRVKIIHGAVGAITETDVTLAQVSNAIIIGFNVRPAAKVAEIAKDVGVDIRLYRIIYNAIEDIQAAMKGMLEPTYKEVVIGHIEIRQIFKVSGVGTIGGGYVLDGKVQRNSEVRVVRDGIVVHEGKLASLKRFKDDVKEVAQGFECGLSIERFNDIKVGDVIEAYVMEEVKR; this is encoded by the coding sequence ATGGATGCGGGGGTGAAGATATTGGGAAAGATTAGAGTTTATGAACTCGCTAAAGAAATGAATACAACCAGTAAAAGGTTAATGGAAAAATTGGCTGAAATAAATATTGTCGTTAAAAATCACATGAGTTTGCTTGAAGAACACGAGCTTGAAGCATTATATGACCATATAGGTGTTATAAAACATAAAGAAGAAAATGATGATAAGAAGGCAGCATTACAGGCTCTATATGCCAATGAAAATATTAATAAAGAAGCAAGAAAGGAAGCAAAAAAAGCACCAAGAATAATTAGAACAACCGAAATAATATTGGACTCAGACAACGAAGAAAAGAATGCAAAAAATGAAAAAAGCAATGATTCTGCAAAAAAAGCTGACAGCAATAGTCATTCAAAAAAGAAAAGAAACGATTTTGTTAAGGTGGCACCGTCAAATTCAGGATTGAGACCTGGATTTGTCAGGGAAACAAAGCCTGAATATCTAAGAGCGTTGGAAACGGAAAAGAAACAGGAGGTTACGAAAATAGCAGATACACGTGAAAAGGGCGATGCTCAGAAAGAAGTGAAAAAGAATGTACACAAGGGAGCTGTTGCTGAGCAAAAGCAGGAAATCAAATCGATGGGGTCTAATGAGGAGGCAAAGGTGGCAAATGTAAATGCCGATCAAAAGGTTAAAGCAGAAACAAAAAGTGTGGAATCTAAGAGTAGCGAGGCTAAAATGAAGCAGGGAGAGAATGCTAATAGTAAAGAGGAAGTCAAGGTGGAAAGCAAAACCGAAATTAAAGTTTCCGAAAACGCGGTTCAGAATAAAAATGACAATAATCAGCAAAAAAGCAATGTAACGGAGGACAAAACGGGAAATAACCGTCCTGTAAGTGTTGATAAACAGGAAAATGTTCAAAGCAAACAAGAAGATCAAAGTAACAGGCCGCATAGTCAAAATAAGCATGCACAAGAAGGAAAAACTCATAATGAAGATAATAGAAGTAATTTAAGCAAAGATTTGCATAATAAATCTAATTTCGCGGCAAAAGTTTCCGATGCTTCAAAAGCTGATTCGGTGGCAAAGAAAGATGAAGTTAATACTCAAAGAAATGAAAATAGAAGAGAGTTTTCCAATAAGGATATGGAAAAGGATGCAAAAAGAGAATTTAAAAGAGAATTTTCGAAAGCAAGTATAAAGAGCGGAAATGCAAAAAATCAAAAAAATACAAAGAAATACAAAAATGTATTTTCCGGTAGGAAAGAGGTTTCTCAGATATTAGCTGATGATTCAATCCTTCAGGAACTTTATGACGATGATGTTAAGAAGGCAAAGAAACCTAAGAAGGAAGCTAAGGAGGCTAAAAAGGAAGAAAAACATATTCCTCCTAAACCGGTGCTGACTTCAATAACAATACCTGAAACCTTAACTGTTAAAGAGCTGGCGGAGGCATTAAAGAAAGCAGCGGCAGAGGTTATAAAGAAATTGATGTCATTAGGCGTAATGGCTACAGTAAACCAGGAAATTGACTTTGATACAGCTGCCATTGTAGCCGATGAGTTTGGAGTAAAAGCTGAAAAAGAAGTAGTTATATCTGAGGAAGATATATTATTTGACGATAGTGAAGAAGATGATGAGTCTCAGTTGGTGCCAAGACCGCCGGTTGTTGTGGTTATGGGGCATGTTGACCACGGTAAGACTTCGCTTCTTGATGCCATAAAGTCATCCCATGTCACTGAGAGCGAAGCCGGTGGTATAACGCAGCACATAGGTGCTTATATGGTTAAGGTTAATAATAGAAATATTACATTCCTTGACACACCGGGACATGAAGCTTTTACAGCAATGAGAGCAAGGGGTGCTCAGGTTACCGATATTGCCATTCTGGTTGTTGCAGCTGATGACGGTGTAATGCCCCAGACTATTGAAGCAATAAATCATGCAAAGGCTGCAAATGTTACAATAATTGTAGCTATAAACAAGATAGACAAACCAGGGGCAAATCCTGAGAGAGTTAAGCAGGAACTTACTGAGCATGGCCTTATTCCTGAAGAATGGGGCGGAGACACTATTTTTGTTGAGGTTTCAGCAAAGCAGAGAATCAATATTGACGGGCTGCTGGAAATGGTGCTTTTGGCTGCCGATATGCTTGAACTTAAAGCAAATCCGAACAGGCAAGCCAAAGGTACAGTAATTGAAGCAAAACTTGACAAGGATAGAGGACCTATTGCGACAGTTCTTGTTCAAAGGGGAACATTGCAAGTTGGAAACTCCATTATAACCGGAACCATATTGGGAAGAGTAAGAGCTATGGTGGATGAGAAAGGACAAAGGCTTAAGAAAGCAGGGCCGTCTACTCCGGTAGAAATTTTAGGTCTGCCTGAAGTTCCGGAAGCAGGAGAAACATTCTATGCTGTAACCGACGAGAAATTGGCTAAACAGTTGATTGAGAAGAGAAAACTCAAACAAAGAGAACAGACTTTAAAAGCTACGTCAAAAGTATCGCTTGATGATTTGTTTAACCAGATAAAAGAAGGTAAAGTAAAAGAGCTTAACATAATTGTCAAGGCCGATGTTCAAGGTTCTGTTGAAGCTGTAAAACAGTCTTTGGAAAAGCTTTCTAATGAAGAAGTAAGGGTTAAGATAATCCACGGTGCTGTTGGAGCTATTACCGAAACCGATGTTACATTGGCTCAGGTTTCAAATGCTATAATTATAGGATTTAATGTAAGACCGGCAGCAAAGGTTGCAGAAATAGCAAAAGATGTAGGAGTTGATATAAGGCTCTACAGAATAATATATAATGCTATTGAAGATATACAGGCAGCCATGAAAGGTATGCTTGAACCGACGTATAAAGAAGTTGTAATTGGACATATTGAAATAAGACAGATATTTAAAGTTTCCGGTGTCGGTACTATTGGCGGTGGATATGTCCTTGACGGAAAAGTTCAGAGGAACTCAGAAGTCAGAGTGGTTAGAGATGGAATCGTTGTACATGAAGGAAAACTTGCTTCATTAAAACGATTTAAAGATGATGTTAAAGAAGTGGCACAAGGATTTGAATGCGGTCTTTCAATTGAAAGGTTCAATGACATAAAAGTGGGAGATGTTATTGAAGCATATGTAATGGAAGAAGTTAAAAGGTAA
- the rbfA gene encoding 30S ribosome-binding factor RbfA, giving the protein MDRTARISEEMKREISSIIQNELKDPRLSSLISVTNVNVTKDLRYAKVYVSIMGNEEEKKNSLEGLKSAAGFIRREVGHRIQLRYTPEVQFELDNSIEHGAYISKLIDETVKKEN; this is encoded by the coding sequence ATGGATAGAACAGCAAGAATCTCAGAAGAGATGAAGAGGGAGATAAGCTCAATAATACAGAATGAACTTAAAGACCCAAGGCTTTCAAGTCTTATTAGTGTGACCAATGTAAATGTTACAAAAGATTTGCGTTATGCCAAAGTTTATGTCAGTATAATGGGAAATGAAGAGGAAAAAAAGAATTCACTTGAGGGTTTGAAAAGTGCTGCCGGATTTATTAGACGTGAAGTGGGGCATAGAATTCAGTTGAGATATACTCCGGAAGTTCAGTTTGAGTTGGATAATTCAATTGAACATGGGGCATATATATCAAAGCTGATTGACGAAACAGTCAAAAAGGAAAACTAG
- a CDS encoding DHH family phosphoesterase — MIEKEIVKSIENAERIAILPHVFADGDALGSSIALALALRKIGKQVKVYIEEEIPHTFEFLPGREYVEVYRGQIEDYDLVLILDTGDLERLGKRVEIFNSIKHTVNIDHHTTNTEFASVNLVNTKAAAVGELIYQLIKSMEISLDQDISTCLYVAVATDTGGFRYSNTTALTHQITADLINNGVDVSKISQIVFETVPYKKVKLMGLAIDTIEISENGKLAFISVTEEMMKKTDASEEDCDGLVNIARNIEGVEVAVLVRQRSKDEFKINFRSQNYVDVSAIARKYSGGGHMKAAGCTLKGNMEEIKQMLKKDIKEVL, encoded by the coding sequence ATGATAGAAAAGGAGATTGTCAAATCTATAGAGAATGCAGAACGTATTGCAATCTTACCCCATGTTTTTGCCGATGGTGATGCTTTGGGTTCAAGTATCGCCTTGGCTTTGGCTTTGAGAAAGATAGGGAAACAGGTTAAAGTATACATTGAAGAAGAAATTCCGCACACCTTTGAATTTTTGCCGGGAAGAGAATATGTTGAAGTATACAGAGGCCAGATAGAGGATTATGACTTGGTGCTGATACTCGATACCGGTGATCTTGAAAGGCTCGGAAAACGGGTTGAGATATTTAACAGTATAAAACATACGGTAAACATTGACCACCATACTACAAATACTGAATTTGCATCAGTAAACCTTGTGAATACAAAAGCTGCTGCGGTAGGCGAATTAATTTACCAATTGATTAAAAGCATGGAAATAAGTTTGGATCAGGATATATCCACTTGTCTCTATGTAGCTGTTGCTACAGATACAGGCGGGTTCAGATACAGCAATACAACAGCATTGACTCATCAAATTACAGCTGATTTGATAAATAATGGTGTGGATGTATCGAAAATCTCGCAAATAGTTTTCGAGACAGTTCCATATAAAAAGGTTAAATTGATGGGACTTGCTATAGATACTATTGAGATTTCGGAAAATGGAAAGTTGGCATTTATATCGGTAACTGAGGAAATGATGAAGAAAACCGATGCTTCTGAGGAAGATTGTGACGGTTTAGTAAATATAGCTAGAAATATTGAAGGGGTTGAAGTGGCTGTTTTGGTTAGACAGCGGAGTAAGGATGAATTCAAAATTAATTTCCGTTCTCAGAACTATGTGGATGTATCCGCTATTGCACGCAAGTACTCTGGAGGAGGTCATATGAAAGCTGCAGGGTGTACTTTAAAGGGGAATATGGAAGAAATAAAACAAATGCTGAAAAAGGATATAAAGGAAGTTCTGTAA